The following proteins are encoded in a genomic region of Magnolia sinica isolate HGM2019 chromosome 1, MsV1, whole genome shotgun sequence:
- the LOC131235294 gene encoding ADP-ribosylation factor GTPase-activating protein AGD5: protein MNEKASVTKELNAKHKKILEGLLKLPENRECADCKSKGPRWASVNLGIFICMQCSGIHRSLGVHISKVRSATLDTWLPEQVAFIQTMGNEKSNSYWEAELPPNYDRVGIENFIRAKYEEKRWVPRNSTSKSPSKAREEKASIPKQRAGDRGGHGYTNSVEPPSEERRNLPPPTAKIQMPVAPKVSDQVSSNSKAEPVPVQADSTQKVQPTPNIPPPKVDYATDLFNMLSMDGPSQNGSESSSVDDISWAGFQSAEATDTTEKVGSAKPVESKAQPMSGIEDLFKDSPSATQPPVSVNSQKDVKNDIMGLFEKSNMVSPFSIHQQQLAILAQQQSLLMAAAAKSGGGVPAFPGKPLQPGSKDVQMLGGSLPAQNWPNLGFQIPGMMMPVVGQNDLHKLTQMGNMRPAQPLGNSGSFPTPSMYTMGTAAPANGVATSGVHRPPSASSVSPVTSTKSATDYDFSSLTQGMFSKP from the exons ATGAACGAGAAGGCTTCCGTCACCAAAGAGCTCAATGCCAAGCACAAAAAG ATATTGGAAGGACTTCTTAAATTGCCAGAGAATAGGGAATGTGCTGACTGCAAAAGCAA AGGTCCGCGATGGGCAAGTGTAAATTTGGGAATCTTCATCTGCATGCAGTGTTCTGGAATCCACAGAAGTCTAGGAGTACACATTTCAAAG GTACGATCTGCTACACTCGACACATGGCTTCCAGAACAGGTTGCATTTATTCAAA CAATGGGAAATGAGAAGTCAAATAGCTACTGGGAAGCAGAACTGCCTCCAAATTACGACAGAGTCGGGATTGAAAATTTCATTCGAGCGAA ATATGAAGAGAAGAGATGGGTTCCAAGGAACTCAACATCAAAATCACCTTCTAAGGCACGGGAAGAAAAAGCTTCCATACCCAAGCAGAGAGCTGGGGACAGAGGTGGCCATGGATACACCAATAGTGTAGAGCCTCCTTCCGAGGAGCGTAGAAACCTTCCACCTCCTACTGCCAAAATTCAAATGCCTGTTGCTCCCAAGGTTTCTGATCAG GTTTCTTCTAATTCAAAAGCAGAGCCGGTCCCGGTGCAGGCTGATTCAACACAGAAAGTGCAACCTACACCCAATATCCCACCTCCAAAGGTTGATTATGCCACTGATCTTTTCAATATGCTTTCTATGGATGGCCCAAGTCAAAATGGCTCAGAGTCATCTTCTGTTGACGATATTTCTTGGGCGGGATTTCAGT CTGCAGAAGCAACAGACACAACAGAGAAAGTTGGCTCTGCGAAGCCAGTAGAAAGTAAGGCCCAACCAATGTCTGGAATTGAGGACCTATTTAAAGACTCGCCGTCAGCTACTCAGCCTCCAGTTTCTGTGAATTCCCAGAAGGATGTAAAGAATGATATTATGGGCCTCTTTGAAAAG TCCAATATGGTGTCACCATTTTCCATCCATCAACAACAACTTGCAATCCTGGCTCAGCAGCAGTCTCTTCTCATGGCAGCAGCAGCAAAGTCTGGAGGTGGTGTCCCAGCATTTCCTGGGAAACCCCTTCAGCCCGGATCTAAAGATGTCCAAATGCTTGGTGGCAGCTTGCCAGCACAAAACTGGCCAAATCTCGGCTTTCAGATTCCTGGAATGATGATGCCGGTAGTGGGACAAAATGATCTACATAAACTTACGCAG ATGGGAAACATGAGACCAGCACAGCCTTTGGGGAATTCTGGTTCTTTTCCAACACCCAG CATGTACACCATGGGAACAGCTGCGCCTGCCAATGGAGTGGCCACCAGTGGAGTCCATAGGCCTCCTTCGGCATCTTCCGTCTCACCTGTTACCAGCACCAAATCCGCCACTGATTATGACTTCTCGTCACTAACGCAAGGGATGTTCTCAAAACCCTAG